The Aeromonas jandaei genomic interval AACAGCGCAATCACTACCTTGCTCTTGAGCTCGCCCAGCTCCTGGCGGCGCCAGCGAAACAGCGGGCCAATCCCCAGCAGCAGGGCGAACGGAATGATCAGCCAGCTGTAGATGTGGTTGAAGAAGGGAGTACCGATGGAGATGCTGCCCAGACCCAGCTCCTTGTGAACCAGCGGCAGCAGGGTGCCGAGCAGCACGGTCAACAGACCCGCTACCAGCATGATGTTGTTGCAAAGCAGCAGGGTCTCGCGGCTCCACAGTTCATGCTTGCCGTGGCTCTTCACCTGCGAGCCCTTGAAGGCAAACAGCAGCAAGGATGAGCCGATTACCGCCAGCAGGAAGCCCAGAATGAACAAACCACGGGTCGGGTCGGAGGCAAACGCATGCACCGAGACCAGCACCCCGGAACGCACCAGGAAGGTGCCGAGCAGGCTCAGGGAGAAAGCGGAGAGCGCCAGCAGCACGGTCCAGGCCTTGAAGGTGGCGCGCTTTTCACTCACCGCCAGCGAGTGCAGCAGGGCGGTACCCGCCAGCCAGGGCATGAAGGAGGCGTTTTCTACCGGATCCCAGAACCACCAGCCACCCCAACCGAGTTCGTAATAGGCCCACCAGGAGCCCAGCACGATCCCCAGCGTCAGGAATACCCAGGCAGCCATGGTTCAGGGACGGGACCAGCGCGCCCAGGTCGCATCGAGGCGACCAGTCATCAGGGAGGCGATGGCAAAGGCAAAGGCGACCGAGAAGCCCACATACCCCATGTAGAGCATCGGCGGGTGGAAGATGAGACCCGGATCCTGCAACAACGGGTTGAGATCGCGGCCATCTACCGGGAAGTAGGGCAAGGTGCGAATGAAGGGGTCGGAGGTAAACAGCACGAAGGCGGTAAAACCGACCGAGATAAGGCCCAGCACGCCGAGTACCCGCGCTACCGCGTCGAGCGGCAAACGGCGGCTGAACATGGCGACGGCCGCAGTCCAGCCCCCCAGCGTCAGCACCCACAGCAGCAGAGAGCCCTCATGGGCACCCCATACTGCAGAGATACGATAAGCGAGTGGCAGCAGGCTGTTGGAGTTGGTGGCCACATACTGCACGGTGAAGTCGTTATCGATAAATGCCCAGGTCAAGCAGAGGAACGACAGCAACAACAGCAGAAACTGAGCATAAGCGAGCGGACGCGCCGCCGACATCATGCCAAGGCGCCCCCAGCTGGCGCCAAGCAGCGGGTAGCTGCCCAGTAATATGGCGGTGGCAAAGGCCAGGATCAGTGCAAACTGTCCTAATTCCGGGATCATTGCTTGCTCCCCTTCAACTGCGCCTCGGTATATTGCGGCTTGAAGTGCATGCCGTTGGTGGCATCGGCCACTTCCGGCGGCATGTATTTCTCATCGTGCTTGGCCAGCACCTCGAAGGCCTCGACTGTAGTGGCATCCTTCAGGGTGCCTTGTGCCACGATGCCCTGCCCTTCGCGGAACAGATCCGGCAGGATGCCGTCATACTCCACCGTTACCAGATGACCGCCGTTATCCACCAGCTTGAAGGCTACCTTGAGGCTTTGGGGATCTCGTTGAACCGAGCCGGGCACAACCAGCCCACCGATGCGCAGACGCTGTCCCTCTTCCGGCTTGATCTTGTCCGGCCCTTTCCCTTCCACCAACTCGCTCGGCGTGTAGAAGAGATCGATGTTCTGACTCAGGGCATAGAGCACCAGCCCACAGACGGTTGCGAGCCCCAGCGTGATGGCCAGGATAATGGTGAGGCGTTTTTTACGTCTCGGATTCATAGGGTGTTCTCCATCTGCTGGGCCGCCTTGCGACGAGCCTCGCGAGCCTGCTTGCTGCGCAATTCGCCCAGCAGGCTGCGGGTTTTCATTCGGGTGGAAATGAGGATACCGATGAGGCAGACCAAAGTCAGGCCAAAGGAGAGCCAGACATAGAAGGCGTATCCGCCCATCGCCAGGAAGTCACTGAAAGAGGCAAAGTGCATGCTTACTTCTCCTGCTCGGCTATCTCTTTGACCCAGGGGCGGTGCCACTCCCGCATCAAGAGCTCGTTTCTAAAGCGCATCAGGGTCAATGCCCCGAGGAAAGTGGCAAACGCCAGGATCATGACGAGCAGCGGCCACAACATGTCGGAAGAGATGGAGGGTTTGGCAAACTTGGTGATGGTGGCCCCCTGATGCAGGGTGTTCCACCACTCTACCGAGTAGTGAATGATGGGCAGATTGATCACCCCGACCAGCGCCAGAATGCCGGCCGCACGACCAGCCAGCACCTTGTCGCTAAAGGCGTTGTAGAGGGCGATGACGCCGAGGTAGAGGAACAGCAAAATCAGCTCGGAGGTGAGACGGGCATCCCAGACCCACCAGGTTCCCCACATGGGCTTGCCCCAGGCCGCACCGGTAAAGAGAGCGATAAAGGTAAAGATGGCACCGACCGGAGCAATGGCTGCTACCGTCATGTCAGCCATCCGCAGCTGCCATACCAGCCCGATAAACGCAGCAATCGCCATGGTGGAGTAAGCCCCCATGGAGAGGATGGCAGCAGGGACGTGGATATAGATGATCCGGAAGGAGTCACCCTGCTGATAATCTGCAGGGGCAAAGGCCAGCCCCCAGACAGAACCGATGATGAACGAAAGCAGACTAATCACCGCAAACCAGGGCAGCAGGGTACCAGCCAACTGATAGGCCCGCTCCGGTTTGGCATAAGGGTGCAACCATTTCCACATAGCTCACAAAACCTTTTTGTTATTAATCATTTGGCGAGGCCTACCATACCGACCGCAGGGCTGCATCAAATACCCCGAAAGCAATAAGCGGCGCTCTCCTTGATCCATCGCAACTTAATTTTTCCAACATTGCCCCATACGAGGCTTGTTACTCTTGCGCCAACACCATCAGTTGAGGCTGACTCGCAAAGCCGCCGACACCGCCAGCGGGGTCAGTGTCAATGCCCCCACCAGCATGGCTGCCAGAATGGCAAGCTGACCACCGTAAGGCAGCCCCATCCCGGCCGCATCAATTGCCGAGGTCGCAAAAATCAGCACCGGGATATAAAGCGGCAGGATCAACAGACTGAGCAATACCCCCCCTTTACGCAGGCCAACTGTCAGGGCCACGCCGATGGCACCGAGCAGGCTCAATACCGGCGTCCCCAGTGCCAGCGTCGCTACCACAGCCAGATAACTCTGCATATCGAGGGAGAGCAAAATT includes:
- a CDS encoding heme ABC transporter permease; translated protein: MWKWLHPYAKPERAYQLAGTLLPWFAVISLLSFIIGSVWGLAFAPADYQQGDSFRIIYIHVPAAILSMGAYSTMAIAAFIGLVWQLRMADMTVAAIAPVGAIFTFIALFTGAAWGKPMWGTWWVWDARLTSELILLFLYLGVIALYNAFSDKVLAGRAAGILALVGVINLPIIHYSVEWWNTLHQGATITKFAKPSISSDMLWPLLVMILAFATFLGALTLMRFRNELLMREWHRPWVKEIAEQEK
- the ccmD gene encoding heme exporter protein CcmD, which encodes MHFASFSDFLAMGGYAFYVWLSFGLTLVCLIGILISTRMKTRSLLGELRSKQAREARRKAAQQMENTL
- the ccmE gene encoding cytochrome c maturation protein CcmE; the protein is MNPRRKKRLTIILAITLGLATVCGLVLYALSQNIDLFYTPSELVEGKGPDKIKPEEGQRLRIGGLVVPGSVQRDPQSLKVAFKLVDNGGHLVTVEYDGILPDLFREGQGIVAQGTLKDATTVEAFEVLAKHDEKYMPPEVADATNGMHFKPQYTEAQLKGSKQ